From a region of the bacterium genome:
- a CDS encoding serine/threonine protein kinase encodes MRALSERLTDRKLISRGDISSAYRARDKSLDRDVFLKILHPHFAQDEELRARFEREARAAAKLDHQNLVRIYEVGEDPHEGAFMLLEWVEGETLAARLAREKTLHASQVRTLAAALLHALAALHEAGILHRDVKPENILCRRDGLFKLTDFSLALLSDAPKLTYHNAVVGTPAYLAPELARGKSPSERSDLFAVGVVLYEAATGINPFAADSLLESLRRVREEEPDWLLLSSLESDKALELLIRTCLTKEAGDRPATASNALNLLAGEPSSANVQPVSRLRTYIFPITAAIFSIVVAVILWPDGGRKKDVVPAIVSRDSSAVSESTPDTSKTVNLQSSETESARKQEPVKTIESRKPDTAVSVKSAASTDSQSIIPDSVDLFLDTFPWAHVSLNGVDLGTTPLGKSLRLPRGQHVFVLRNPAFPPIQANLELTADSRRQIKLAEHVQHVEVSVEPWGDIYLDNERIGTSPLNRLLTVLPGTHTLRITHTVLPQLEKSWQAAAGDTIRIHANLQTSELAIRTPGEKN; translated from the coding sequence ATGAGAGCCCTCTCCGAACGGTTGACAGATCGCAAGCTGATTTCGCGCGGTGACATCTCCTCGGCCTATCGCGCGCGGGATAAGAGCCTCGACCGTGATGTGTTTTTGAAGATTCTTCATCCGCATTTCGCTCAGGACGAGGAGTTGCGCGCGCGATTCGAACGAGAGGCACGAGCTGCTGCCAAACTTGATCACCAAAATCTCGTGCGCATCTATGAAGTCGGCGAGGACCCGCACGAAGGTGCTTTCATGCTCTTGGAATGGGTTGAGGGGGAGACTCTCGCTGCCCGGCTTGCCCGCGAAAAGACACTGCACGCTTCACAAGTCCGCACGCTGGCCGCTGCGCTCTTGCATGCACTTGCAGCCCTGCACGAAGCCGGTATCTTGCATCGTGATGTCAAACCCGAGAACATTCTGTGTCGCCGCGACGGCCTCTTCAAGCTCACTGATTTCAGTCTGGCATTGCTTTCCGATGCGCCCAAGCTAACTTACCATAATGCAGTTGTCGGCACTCCCGCTTACCTTGCTCCGGAACTGGCCCGAGGCAAGTCCCCGAGCGAACGGTCAGACCTGTTTGCCGTCGGAGTAGTTCTGTATGAGGCCGCAACTGGAATCAACCCGTTTGCGGCCGATTCTCTGCTTGAATCCTTGCGCCGTGTCAGAGAAGAAGAGCCCGATTGGCTCTTGTTGAGCTCGCTGGAATCGGACAAGGCTCTGGAACTGTTGATTCGCACCTGTCTAACCAAAGAAGCGGGCGACCGGCCTGCCACGGCTTCCAATGCCCTGAATCTCCTCGCAGGAGAGCCGTCAAGCGCGAACGTGCAGCCCGTTTCCCGACTCCGCACCTATATTTTTCCAATTACCGCCGCAATATTCTCAATTGTAGTTGCCGTCATCCTCTGGCCTGACGGTGGCCGGAAGAAAGACGTTGTCCCGGCGATTGTATCAAGAGACTCGTCTGCTGTTTCCGAAAGCACCCCGGACACTTCCAAAACCGTCAACTTGCAGTCATCAGAAACTGAATCAGCTCGAAAACAAGAACCTGTGAAAACAATTGAGTCCCGGAAACCTGACACGGCTGTATCCGTAAAAAGTGCAGCTTCAACGGACTCCCAGTCAATTATTCCCGATAGCGTTGACTTGTTTCTGGACACTTTTCCGTGGGCGCACGTCTCTCTTAATGGAGTTGATCTCGGCACAACGCCACTTGGCAAATCTCTGAGACTGCCACGCGGCCAGCATGTTTTTGTTCTTCGCAATCCCGCGTTTCCGCCCATTCAAGCTAATCTGGAGTTGACCGCAGATTCCCGCCGTCAAATCAAACTGGCGGAGCATGTGCAGCACGTGGAAGTTTCCGTCGAACCGTGGGGGGATATCTACCTTGACAACGAAAGAATCGGAACATCGCCGCTGAATCGGCTCTTGACCGTGCTGCCCGGCACACATACATTACGCATAACGCACACCGTGCTGCCTCAACTTGAAAAGAGTTGGCAGGCGGCCGCCGGTGACACAATTCGAATTCACGCCAATCTGCAAACGTCCGAGCTCGCCATTCGCACCCCGGGAGAGAAGAATTGA
- a CDS encoding sigma-54-dependent Fis family transcriptional regulator codes for MSTGLLTSEQVLHAGQKLLELRPLEEVFHSVLDIAAQAMHAETAMIILSSSGSLSLAAVHQTRGESRTLDEVSQSLIKESIDSNKPILTESAVEDPRFSGKSSIILQHIQSAAIVPLSGRNAVEGALYLDSRSDRDLFRKENLAPLSTLAAFATLAIENARRYDRARSEIAALKSNDNKRLLIGDSHPMRELYSLIARVAPNDLPVIITGESGTGKELIAREIHRTSPRANKPFLALYCGNVSSELFESELFGHKKGSFTGASVDKQGLVEAAEGGTLFLDEVADIPVSIQAKLLRYLQESEYRRVGDVEIRKANVRIVTATNKNLQTEIQAGRFREDLYYRLFILPIVSPPLRDRRSDIPLLVHHFLRKVGNKVSGISPEALRRLQSYSWPGNVRELENTIVRAAVITRSDRIEVDDISHQGITKETSGNEDLSWKAAEKNHILQVLDLCNGNRSKAAVILGISRRYLHYKLKEWEEQSLS; via the coding sequence ATGAGCACGGGACTCCTAACCTCGGAACAGGTGCTGCATGCCGGCCAGAAACTCCTCGAACTTCGCCCGCTTGAGGAAGTCTTTCATTCAGTGCTGGATATCGCTGCCCAAGCCATGCACGCCGAAACGGCCATGATTATCTTGAGCAGCTCGGGATCATTGTCCCTTGCGGCAGTGCATCAGACCCGCGGCGAATCACGCACACTTGACGAAGTCTCACAGTCTCTCATCAAGGAATCAATCGATTCCAACAAGCCAATCCTGACGGAAAGTGCCGTGGAAGACCCCCGCTTCTCCGGCAAGTCGTCAATTATCCTTCAGCACATTCAATCAGCCGCTATCGTCCCGTTGTCAGGCCGCAATGCCGTGGAAGGTGCTCTATATCTTGACAGCCGTTCCGATCGAGACCTCTTTCGCAAAGAAAACCTCGCGCCGCTCTCTACCCTTGCCGCCTTCGCAACTCTCGCAATAGAAAACGCACGCCGTTACGACCGGGCGCGAAGTGAAATTGCCGCACTGAAGTCCAATGACAATAAACGGCTCCTGATCGGAGACAGTCATCCGATGCGTGAGCTCTATAGCCTGATTGCCCGCGTCGCTCCCAATGATCTTCCCGTCATCATAACCGGAGAATCCGGAACGGGCAAGGAACTCATTGCACGTGAAATACATCGTACAAGTCCCCGCGCCAATAAACCGTTTCTCGCGCTCTATTGCGGTAATGTCTCTTCCGAGCTATTCGAAAGCGAGCTGTTCGGGCATAAGAAAGGCAGTTTCACGGGTGCGTCTGTGGATAAACAAGGCCTTGTGGAAGCGGCCGAAGGAGGCACACTCTTTCTCGACGAAGTTGCGGACATTCCAGTCAGCATTCAGGCCAAGCTCTTGCGCTATCTGCAGGAATCCGAATACCGCAGAGTCGGCGATGTGGAGATTCGTAAGGCCAATGTCCGCATCGTCACCGCGACAAACAAGAACCTGCAGACAGAGATTCAGGCCGGCAGGTTTCGCGAGGATTTGTACTACCGGTTGTTCATTCTCCCCATCGTTTCGCCGCCGCTTCGAGACCGCCGCTCGGATATTCCATTGCTGGTGCATCATTTCCTTCGCAAGGTCGGAAACAAGGTTTCAGGAATATCACCCGAAGCGCTTCGCCGTCTGCAATCCTACTCGTGGCCTGGCAATGTTCGCGAACTCGAAAACACCATTGTCCGTGCCGCTGTCATCACTCGCAGCGACCGTATTGAAGTGGACGACATTTCTCATCAGGGCATCACAAAAGAGACGAGTGGGAATGAAGACTTGAGCTGGAAAGCAGCAGAGAAAAATCACATTTTGCAGGTTCTCGATTTGTGCAATGGAAATCGTTCAAAGGCTGCCGTTATTCTTGGGATATCCCGCCGTTATCTGCACTATAAGCTCAAGGAGTGGGAGGAGCAAAGTCTCTCATGA
- a CDS encoding cytochrome C produces MIWPLLFVILVITNSFAQLSPGDLSKYHAALEGLNNCTQCHELRNEVTAAKCLACHKAVARRIEENRGYHSSAEVKRERCAKCHAEHFGRDFNLVYWKEGKEKFDHSRTGYQLLGAHAKLECAKCHTTAFQTDAAAFDSTSDRARSFLGLSQPCISCHADEHGEQLTNDCASCHGYDKWTPAPQFSHDKSRYPLTGKHRDVACAKCHKSESSPESTAPLIADPVRPLERSVYQGVDFANCKSCHNDVHEGKFGVNCSGCHTTESFAVAQMAKDFDHNKTGFPLTGRHIGLECVKCHTSGRMTEPVAHAACKDCHLDTHRGQFSSRTDGGACESCHTVDGFLPARYGIEQHAQSKFPLQGSHLAIPCITCHTPSLTDRNGAYAKFVFEDQTCKGCHRDVHRGQLDKYMTGNGCEFCHNVESWHNITFDHSTTGFPLIGKHDQTECMSCHARENLGTPEEMIRMAPLARECELCHKDPHRDQFVLDYTAEAKVKCSRCHTPDAWKSLVFDHNRDSKWPLDGAHQQVACNLCHKPQTDADGTFVLYRPLPSACKDCHGGASFERP; encoded by the coding sequence ATGATCTGGCCTCTCTTATTCGTAATCTTAGTCATAACAAATTCGTTTGCGCAACTCTCGCCCGGCGACCTCTCAAAATACCATGCCGCGCTTGAAGGTCTGAACAACTGCACTCAATGTCACGAACTTCGCAATGAAGTGACGGCTGCCAAGTGCCTCGCATGTCATAAGGCCGTCGCCCGCCGCATCGAGGAAAACCGGGGCTATCACTCGAGTGCGGAAGTAAAGCGTGAACGCTGCGCCAAGTGCCACGCTGAGCACTTCGGGCGTGACTTCAATCTTGTCTATTGGAAAGAGGGCAAGGAGAAGTTCGATCATTCCAGGACCGGTTATCAGCTATTGGGCGCACACGCCAAACTGGAGTGTGCCAAGTGCCATACAACTGCATTTCAAACCGATGCGGCGGCCTTTGATTCGACAAGTGACAGAGCGCGCAGTTTTCTCGGACTGTCGCAGCCGTGCATCTCCTGTCATGCCGATGAGCATGGAGAACAACTGACCAATGATTGTGCCTCCTGCCATGGCTACGACAAGTGGACTCCCGCACCGCAATTCTCGCACGACAAATCCAGATATCCCCTCACCGGAAAACACAGGGACGTGGCCTGCGCGAAGTGTCACAAGTCGGAATCATCTCCGGAGAGTACCGCTCCGTTGATTGCGGATCCCGTGCGTCCTCTGGAGCGTTCGGTCTATCAAGGAGTCGATTTCGCAAACTGCAAATCCTGTCACAACGACGTCCACGAAGGTAAGTTTGGTGTCAATTGCAGCGGATGTCACACGACGGAGAGCTTTGCAGTGGCGCAAATGGCAAAGGACTTTGACCACAACAAAACCGGCTTTCCGCTCACTGGCAGGCACATTGGCCTGGAGTGCGTCAAGTGTCATACTTCTGGTCGAATGACTGAACCGGTCGCGCATGCTGCCTGCAAAGACTGTCACCTGGACACGCACCGAGGACAATTCTCCTCACGCACTGACGGCGGCGCCTGCGAGTCGTGCCACACCGTAGACGGTTTCCTGCCCGCCCGCTATGGGATTGAGCAGCACGCGCAAAGCAAATTCCCGCTTCAAGGCAGTCACTTGGCGATTCCGTGTATCACTTGTCACACCCCTTCGCTGACCGACCGCAATGGTGCATACGCCAAGTTTGTATTTGAAGATCAGACCTGCAAAGGATGCCATCGGGATGTTCATCGAGGTCAGCTCGACAAGTACATGACCGGTAACGGCTGCGAGTTCTGCCACAATGTGGAAAGCTGGCACAATATAACATTTGACCACTCAACGACCGGTTTCCCGCTTATCGGAAAGCATGATCAAACGGAATGCATGTCCTGTCATGCCCGCGAGAATCTGGGCACGCCTGAAGAGATGATTCGTATGGCCCCGCTGGCGCGGGAATGCGAACTTTGCCACAAGGATCCGCACCGTGATCAGTTTGTTCTTGACTATACTGCGGAAGCGAAAGTCAAGTGCAGCCGTTGTCACACCCCGGATGCATGGAAATCTCTTGTCTTTGATCACAACCGCGACTCCAAGTGGCCGCTGGACGGCGCCCATCAGCAGGTCGCATGCAATTTGTGCCACAAACCGCAAACTGATGCTGACGGCACCTTTGTCCTCTATCGCCCTCTCCCATCCGCCTGCAAGGATTGCCACGGCGGAGCTTCATTCGAACGACCATGA
- a CDS encoding tetratricopeptide repeat protein, with translation MANFKNSGQTSKSSRIAFAIALILVPAIFLWIYFAPQPGGEPSFETMQRESEQSPAMSPIERMEEMWKTAPGHGPVALELANLYFEDGQYEKAIEFYRIFLKDDTTADGWLVRLDISRAFAALGRSDEAISELNALLKDHPGHAGALYNLGAIEANRGDHDSARRHWNELISLHPQDTLALYAKAAIPKLKPGGHP, from the coding sequence ATGGCGAATTTCAAGAACAGCGGTCAAACAAGCAAATCCAGTCGCATCGCCTTTGCAATCGCGCTGATACTGGTTCCGGCAATTTTTCTGTGGATCTACTTCGCCCCCCAGCCCGGTGGTGAACCGTCCTTTGAAACAATGCAAAGGGAGAGTGAACAGTCACCTGCAATGTCTCCGATTGAGCGAATGGAGGAAATGTGGAAAACCGCCCCTGGTCACGGCCCGGTCGCACTCGAACTTGCAAATCTCTACTTCGAGGACGGGCAGTATGAAAAAGCAATTGAATTTTACCGGATCTTCCTGAAAGATGATACGACCGCCGACGGATGGCTGGTGCGCTTGGATATCAGCCGGGCATTCGCCGCCCTCGGCCGCTCGGACGAGGCCATCAGCGAACTGAATGCTTTACTTAAGGATCATCCTGGTCATGCGGGAGCACTTTATAATCTCGGAGCTATTGAGGCAAATCGAGGTGACCATGATTCCGCGCGTCGGCATTGGAACGAACTGATATCCCTGCATCCGCAAGACACTCTCGCACTTTATGCCAAGGCGGCAATCCCCAAACTAAAACCCGGCGGCCATCCTTAA
- a CDS encoding NAD(P)-binding domain-containing protein gives MSLETLIYVVTGLLVVGLPVLYVLRERSKSAEAAKTLEVSTLAGLDQPVSLHPVIDPNSCIGSGSCTKACPEKGILQLINGKAALVNPARCIGHGQCQAACPVDAITLVFGTEKRGVDIPHVKGNFETNVPGIFIAGELGGMGLIRNAVSQGRQAVESVAQQVKDDKSGEALDLVIVGAGPAGISASLQAKKEGLRFVTVDQEDLGGTIYTYPRQKLVMVQPMELPLHGPVKLKEVEKEPLLELLTTVVQNHNLEIKVGEKVSDIKREGHIYRVVTSKAEYKTRKVLLAIGRRGTPRKIGCPGEKSEKVTYRLLDPQKYHHKKILVVGGGDSAVEAALSLSQQPGNTVHLSYRGDKIFRIKEGNRTRLESAVEEGKVTMLLNSNVTRIEPDKVTIDQQGTAITLANDQVFVMIGGELPTEFLKGVGIEFERKFGQV, from the coding sequence ATGAGCCTGGAAACCCTGATTTATGTTGTCACAGGTCTGCTTGTAGTCGGGTTGCCCGTCCTCTACGTCTTGCGGGAACGAAGCAAGAGTGCTGAAGCCGCCAAGACTTTGGAAGTCTCAACTCTGGCGGGACTTGACCAGCCGGTATCGTTGCATCCGGTGATTGACCCCAATTCCTGCATTGGCTCAGGTTCCTGCACCAAGGCCTGCCCTGAAAAGGGGATCCTTCAGCTTATCAATGGGAAAGCCGCTCTGGTGAATCCTGCGCGGTGTATTGGACACGGTCAATGTCAGGCCGCTTGTCCGGTCGATGCGATAACACTCGTTTTTGGGACTGAGAAACGCGGAGTGGACATCCCGCACGTCAAAGGAAACTTTGAAACGAACGTGCCTGGTATCTTCATTGCAGGGGAATTGGGCGGCATGGGACTTATTCGTAACGCGGTCTCACAGGGACGGCAGGCCGTCGAATCCGTGGCACAGCAGGTCAAGGACGATAAATCAGGCGAAGCTCTCGACTTGGTTATTGTAGGTGCCGGACCTGCAGGCATATCGGCCTCGCTCCAGGCGAAGAAGGAGGGACTGAGATTTGTTACTGTGGACCAGGAAGATTTGGGCGGAACAATATACACATACCCGCGCCAGAAACTTGTCATGGTTCAACCGATGGAGTTGCCGTTGCATGGGCCGGTGAAGCTGAAAGAAGTCGAAAAGGAACCATTGCTTGAGCTGCTTACCACGGTAGTTCAGAATCACAATCTCGAAATCAAGGTTGGCGAGAAGGTAAGCGATATCAAGCGTGAAGGTCACATTTATCGCGTCGTGACCTCAAAGGCGGAATATAAGACTCGCAAAGTACTGCTTGCGATTGGTCGGCGGGGAACCCCGCGCAAAATTGGCTGCCCGGGCGAGAAAAGCGAGAAAGTTACATATCGACTCCTTGACCCGCAAAAATATCATCACAAGAAAATCCTCGTCGTCGGAGGTGGAGACAGCGCAGTTGAGGCGGCGCTCTCACTGTCTCAACAGCCCGGCAATACGGTCCATCTTTCCTACCGGGGTGACAAAATCTTCCGAATAAAGGAAGGCAATCGCACGCGGCTCGAATCTGCAGTTGAAGAAGGCAAAGTCACTATGCTCTTGAACTCAAATGTAACGAGAATAGAACCGGACAAAGTTACCATTGACCAGCAGGGAACCGCGATAACACTTGCAAACGATCAGGTTTTCGTTATGATTGGCGGTGAGTTACCGACCGAATTCCTGAAGGGCGTCGGCATCGAATTCGAACGCAAGTTTGGTCAAGTCTGA